The Caldisericum exile AZM16c01 region GGCTCTTCCAAAATCTCTTTAAGCATAAAGTGTTTGAATCCACCTTTTTGAGCGTCGCTTATGTCCCAATCGATTTTGTGAATAGGTCTTTCAATTACGTTAAGATTCTTATCGTAGATAACCATTTTGTTCTTGAAAACATCAACGATATCTCCGTTTTCAAATATGATTACATCTTTCGTGTAGGGAAGGACTGCGGGAATATCTGATGCAACAAAGTTTTCGCCTTTTCCAATGCCACCAATAAGAGGGCTGTCCTTTCTCACTGCAACAAAGTGGTCTTTTTCTTCTTTACTTAGGATTGCAAGTGCATATGAGCCTTCAAGCATTGAAACTGTCTTTTGTACTGCTTTTAATAAATCTCCTTCATAAAATTCTTCGATAAGATAAGCAATTACCTCCGTATCAGTTTCAGTTCTAAAAGTTTTACCCTCTTTCATTAGCATCTTCTTTAGTTCAAGATAGTTTTCAATAATGCCATTATGTATTACAACTATGTTTTTGCTTTCACTATAGTGAGGGTGCGCATTAATATCGTTTGGAATGCCATGAGTTGCCCATCTAGTATGTGCAATGCCAAGGTGTCCTATAAGTTTTGTCCCTTTAAGCTTTTCTTCAAGGTCTTTAATACGCCCTGCAGTTTTAACAACATGTAAGTCGTCTCCTAAAATTGCAACTCCTGCTGAGTCGTAACCTCTGTATTCAAGTCGTTTGAGACCGTCTATAAGAATAGGGAGTGCCTCTTTATCACCGATGTATCCAACAATACCGCACACATTACACCTCCAAATATTCCTTTATTCTATTTGCTATATCTTTAATTTTTATTTCATTATCCCCTTCAACCATTATTCGTATTACAGGCTCTGTGCCAGATGGTCTAATAAGAACTCTACCATTCTTCAGTTCTTTTTCCATTTCACTTACAAATTGCTTAAATTTTTCATCATTTACTATGTTTTTGTCTTTTACATTTGCATTAACCAATATTTGCGGTAATCTTTCGAGCCCTTCAACTAATTTTGAAAGAGGTTTTTCTTCTTCTATCATCACTCCGATGACACTTAATGCGGTAATTAAACCATCTCCCGTAACGCTTTCAATCAGGTTTATGATATGTCCTGATTGCTCCCCACCAAGAATTGCTCCTGTTTTTAGCATTTCTTGTAGGACATACCTATCGCCAACAGGCGCACGAACAAAATTTATTCCCTCACTTTTAAGGGTTTTTTCTATTGCAAGGTTTGTCATTACTGTGCCAACGATAGTATTGTTTTTTAGAAGACCTTTTTTCTTAAAGTGTCTTCCAAGGATAACCATCATCTCATCACCATCAACAATTCTTCCTGTCTCATCGGAAAGAATTACTCTGTCGCCATCTCCATCGTGAGAAATGCCGATATGTGCACCACTATTTATGGTGTGCTTTGCGATTACCTGTGGATGAGTTGAACCGCACTCTACATTAATTCTATGTCCATCTGGTTTATCGTTAATTGGGATAATTTGGGCTCCAAGTTTTTGAAGTGTGCGAGGTGTTGTGTAATATGTTCCACCATTTGCTAAGTCAAGTGCAATCTTAAGGTTCGATAAGTTGAAAGGGAATCGTCCTGCAATATAATCTACGTAAAAGTCCCGTATGTTTTCATCAAAGAATACTCGTCCAATATTTACAGGACTTCTTTCAATATTACTTTCCATGAGTTTTTCAATATGTTCTTCAACTTCGTCGCTTAATTTAAAGCCATTTTTGTCGAAAATCTTGATACCGTTAAATTCAATTGGATTATGTGATGCAGAAATTACGCAACCTGCACTAAAATTTTTCATGATACGTGTAAGAAGAGATACTGCAGGTGTTGGCATTACAAAACCTACTGTCACATCAGTTGATGCACTTATTATTCCTGTTGCAAGGGCAAGTCTCAACATTTCAGATGAAAGCCTTGTGTCCTCACCAATTAGAATTGGACCGTTTCCATAAAAGAGTTTGCCTATTGAAGTGCCAATTCTCAGTGCAACTTCAGGTGTTATTTCTATATTTGCTATACCTCTTGCGCCATCTGTTCCGAAAATTTTTCTCATACACAACTATTTTATGGATTTTCTTAAATTTACAAAACTAATTTAAGAAAGGATTAAACGATCTTTCGTCAGAAATTTTAGTGATGTCTCCATGTCCAGGCAAAACGACATAATCATCTTGTAAAATGAGTATTTTTTCTTTTATTGAATTTATGAGTTCATTAAAAGCGTTTGGGTAATCTTTTGCGACACCGACGGTTCCTGCAAAAAGTGTATCTCCAGTAAAAACAAATTTATCGAAAATGATTGAAATACTTCCCCTTGTGTGCCCCGGAGTATGCACAACTTTTACATTTAACCTACCAAGTAATAGTTCGGTCTCTAATTCAATTTCTATATCGGCTTTGGGTGATATAATTTCAATACCTGCCAAATAGGATTTATTTTTTATTGGATCTAAAAGCATATCAGAATCATATTTGTGAATAATTAGTTTTGTATTCTTATAAAGGCGTTTTAAGATAACGTTTCCTACAATATGGTCAAAATGTCCATGAGTGTTAAAAATATATAGATTTGTGTTCTTAATTTCATGTATAAGTTCCTCGGTTTCGTAGTCGCTCATATTCGATGGGTCTACAATAATTGAATATCCGTTTGCGTTTATAAGATAACAGTTTGTTGAGAGGGGATTGAATGTAAACTTTAATATTTCAACGGTTTTTACTTTTATTTTTTCCATTATTACAATTATAAGATATTTTTGTATAATTTATTGATGGTTAATTTATATTTAAGTAAATTTTCCCTCTATGTGTGGTTGTTTCAATCACTCACGGTTATAATAACTGTAGCATTTTTACTCACCCAAACTCCAATTGCAAGGTCTCTTTTTAACCTTGAACAATCCGTTAAAAAGCAAATATACCTTGGAATATTCTTTGGATTCATATCAATTCTTGGGACGCTTTTAGGCGTTCAAACTCATGATGCTGTTGCAAACATAAGGGATATTGGTGCTATTACAGGTGGACTTTTTGGAGGGCCTATTGTTGGACTTATCGCGGGACTCATGGGTGGGGTTCATCGTGCATCTCTTGGTGGATTTACAGGTAATTCATGTGCACTTGCAACAATATTAAACGGCATTTTTGCAGGGCTCCTTTATACAAGAAAAAAGGAGAAATTTTTCTCACCATTAGGAGGATTTATTTTTGCGGCTCTTGCGGAAAGTTTCCACATGATTCTTGTTCTTCTCATATCTCCACCTTTTAATAAGGCTATTGAACTTATTAAGGAAGTTTCAGGGCCTATGATTTCAGCAAATGCGGTTGGCGTAGGGCTATTTCTACTTGTAATAAGAGTTTCTTTCATTGAAAAAGAAATTGTGTCTGCAATAACTTCCGAGAAGGTTCTTAAGATAACTGAGAAAACTTTGCCGATTCTAAGCAAAGGTCTTACTCCTGAGACGGCTGATGAAACGGTAAAGGTTATCCTCGAAAATACCAACCTCGATGCAGTGGGTATAACAGATACTGAAAAAATCCTTGCGTTTCGAGGTATTGGCTCTGACCATCACAAACCGCTTTCGCCAATTTTAACAACATCAACACAAAAAGCACTTACAAGTGGAAAAATAGTTCTTATGAAAAATGAATTTGATGTTGGTTGTTCTGTAAAAGAATGCCCCCTTTCTTCAGGTGTTGTTGTGCCTTTAAAGGATTCGTCGGGAAATGTTTTTGGGGTTCTAAAACTGTACAGAAAAGAACGCAATACTATGACTCCTTTTGATGTAGAAATGGCTATAGGTTTAGCAAATATTCTTTCACTACAGGTTGAACTAAACAAATTAGAAACCGAAAAAAAGATGAAAACGTTTTTCCAGTTAAAAGCGTTACAATCAAGAATAAATCCGCATTTTCTTTTTAATAGTCTCAATACGATAAATTATGTTATAAGAAGTGATCCAAATAAGGGAAGGGAACTTATCCAAAGACTCTCTTTTATTTTGCGAAAGACAATTGATACAGAAGAAACTCTTTCAACTTTAGAAGAAGAAATAGACCTTGTTAAAGCCTATCTTGAGATTGAGAAGGAGCGATTTAAGGATCGTTT contains the following coding sequences:
- the glmM gene encoding phosphoglucosamine mutase, whose translation is MRKIFGTDGARGIANIEITPEVALRIGTSIGKLFYGNGPILIGEDTRLSSEMLRLALATGIISASTDVTVGFVMPTPAVSLLTRIMKNFSAGCVISASHNPIEFNGIKIFDKNGFKLSDEVEEHIEKLMESNIERSPVNIGRVFFDENIRDFYVDYIAGRFPFNLSNLKIALDLANGGTYYTTPRTLQKLGAQIIPINDKPDGHRINVECGSTHPQVIAKHTINSGAHIGISHDGDGDRVILSDETGRIVDGDEMMVILGRHFKKKGLLKNNTIVGTVMTNLAIEKTLKSEGINFVRAPVGDRYVLQEMLKTGAILGGEQSGHIINLIESVTGDGLITALSVIGVMIEEEKPLSKLVEGLERLPQILVNANVKDKNIVNDEKFKQFVSEMEKELKNGRVLIRPSGTEPVIRIMVEGDNEIKIKDIANRIKEYLEV
- a CDS encoding MBL fold metallo-hydrolase; protein product: MEKIKVKTVEILKFTFNPLSTNCYLINANGYSIIVDPSNMSDYETEELIHEIKNTNLYIFNTHGHFDHIVGNVILKRLYKNTKLIIHKYDSDMLLDPIKNKSYLAGIEIISPKADIEIELETELLLGRLNVKVVHTPGHTRGSISIIFDKFVFTGDTLFAGTVGVAKDYPNAFNELINSIKEKILILQDDYVVLPGHGDITKISDERSFNPFLN
- a CDS encoding LytS/YhcK type 5TM receptor domain-containing protein, with amino-acid sequence MVNLYLSKFSLYVWLFQSLTVIITVAFLLTQTPIARSLFNLEQSVKKQIYLGIFFGFISILGTLLGVQTHDAVANIRDIGAITGGLFGGPIVGLIAGLMGGVHRASLGGFTGNSCALATILNGIFAGLLYTRKKEKFFSPLGGFIFAALAESFHMILVLLISPPFNKAIELIKEVSGPMISANAVGVGLFLLVIRVSFIEKEIVSAITSEKVLKITEKTLPILSKGLTPETADETVKVILENTNLDAVGITDTEKILAFRGIGSDHHKPLSPILTTSTQKALTSGKIVLMKNEFDVGCSVKECPLSSGVVVPLKDSSGNVFGVLKLYRKERNTMTPFDVEMAIGLANILSLQVELNKLETEKKMKTFFQLKALQSRINPHFLFNSLNTINYVIRSDPNKGRELIQRLSFILRKTIDTEETLSTLEEEIDLVKAYLEIEKERFKDRLHCEFNIDSSLYDVKVPALILQPVVENAVKHGFSLTKRNITIKVSAYRRGNYVYITIEDNGRGINEETLETLFDENKKSLGIRNVRDRIMNLYGNKAIFKIKSAVNVGTKVIIGIPHEGVPNWILERLSSMTKNLQGKR